The following is a genomic window from Ethanoligenens harbinense YUAN-3.
TGCTCCGAATTTTTCTCCGCGATGCCGGCCAGCCGCAGGGCCTCGGCTTCGGGGATGCCGAACGCGGCGATGTCGGTCACTTCGGGGCGGCCGTTGGTGATGGTGCCGGTTTTGTCCAACACCACGGCGCCTATTTTACCCGCAGTTTCGAGGTATTCGCCGCCTTTAAACAGGATGCCCGCGGATGCGCCGATGCCGGTGCCCACCATGATGGCGGTGGGGGTGGCAAGGCCCAGCGAGCACGGGCAGGCAATGACCAGCACGGCCACCGCGCTGATAAGGGAAGATGTGAGGTCGCGTGTGATGAGGAAATGCAGCAAAAACGAGGCCAGCGCGATGCAGAGTACCACCGGCACGAAGATGCCGGAAATCTTGTCGGCAATTTTCTGGATGGGTGCCTTAGAGCCCTGTGCATCCTCCACCAGTTTGATGATCTGCGCGAGCGCCGCGTCCTTGCCCACGCGGGTGGCTTCATATCGGAACGTGCCGAATCTGTTGATGGTCGCGCCGATGACGGTATCGCCGGGGGCCTTGTCCACCGGCAGGCTTTCGCCGGTAATCATCGATTCGTCCACTGCCGAGTCGCCTTCGAGTATCCTGCCGTCGGTCGGAATTTTTTCGCCCGGCCGGACGAGCACCGTGTCGCCTGCGGCGACCTCTTCAATAGGGATATCGGTTTCCTTGCCGCCGCGCAGCACGCGGGCGGTCTTGGCCTGCAGGCCGATCAATTTCTTGATGGCGTCGCCGGTGCGGCTCTTGGCGGAAGCCTCAAAGAATTTGCCCAGCAGCACAAGCGTGATAATGACCGCTGAGGTTTCAAAATATAGGTGGGGCATTGCCATGCCGGACATGTGGGCGGCAGGCATCGCCCAGAAGATGTTGTAAATGCTGAACAGGTAAGCCGCCGTGGTGCCCAGCGCCACCAGCACGTCCATATTTGCGCTGCCCGAACGGACGGACAGGAACGCGCCCTTATAGAACCGCCAGCCGATTCCGAACTGCACGGCCGTGCCCAGAAGGAACTGAAGCGTGGGGTCGGCCAAAACGCTTGTCCGGCCCGACAGGTCGAAGATCATGTTGATGACGAACGGAACAGTGAGCGCGATGGAGACCGCCAGCATGACCTGTAGGCTGCGCAGTTGGCGGCCGCGCGCGCGCCGTTCCTTTTCGGCCGAATCGGCGTCCTCTTTGATGGCGCCGTATCCAAGATTTTTGACGGTTTTGATGATGAGGGCGGTGTTGGCCTTTCCCGGGTCAAATTCCACCGTGGCCTTTTCGGTAGCAAGATTGACGTTGGCGGTCACACCGTCGAGCGTGTTCAGTTTTTTTTCGATGCGCGCGGAACACGCGGCGCAGCTCATGCCGGTGATGGCGTAGGTTTCCTTGACATCCGACTTCTCATCCATGATTCTTCCACCTTGCCTTTGCGATGCACCGCAAACAGGTCTTAAAAAAGTTATACCAAAACGGTGCAGATTTTGTTCTTATCATAGAGCATCTGTGCACATGCGTCAAGTATAATTGTTACAGACGGAATGGGGGCGCCGCGGTTTCTCGGGGAAAGGGGCGGCTTCCGGCAGATGCAAAAACGCCCGCGGGAAAAACGAATTCTCCCGCGGGCACACCAGTTTGATAAAATTTATACCGTTTTTACGCAGATAAGGGATTGACAGCCACCAAAAGTGGTTGTATAATATAGTACTGTATCTTAATGGCTTTTCCAACATTGCTTGTTCCAGCATCACTGCTGTTTTGATTATAGCATATGCATTTTCATTGTTCAATAGTCCTGCATACATTTGCGGGCTTTCTTTTCCGCACGGCGCCTGTTTCGGGCGATCCGATCCGGGGTGCCGCGGCGGTTTTTTGCGCGGTTTCCGCCGACTAAATGAATGGAGTGGTAGAATAAATGGTGAATGTGAAGCCTGTGCAGCTTGGCAAAAATGTGCGCATGAGCTTTGCGCATATCGACGAGGTTCTGGATATGCCCAACCTCATCGAAGTGCAAAAGAATTCCTACCAGTGGTTTCTTGACGAAGGCTTGAAGGAGGTCTTTAAAGACGTATCCGCCATCACCGATTTTACCGGCAATCTTGTGCTCGATTTTGTAGATTATACCATAGAAAATCAGCCGAAATACGGCATTGAGGAATGTAAGGAGCGCGACGCCACCTATGCCGCGCCCATGCGTGTGCTGGCCCGCCTTATCAACCGCGAAACCGGCGAGGTTAAGGAGCAGGAGATCTTCATGGGCGATTTTCCGCTCATGACCGACAGCGGCACCTTTGTCATCAACGGCGCGGAGCGCGTCATCGTGTCGCAGCTCGTGCGTTCGCCGGGCGTCTACTACGGCATGCAGCACGACAAAACCGGCAAAAAGCTCTTCACCGCCACCGTCATCCCCAACCGCGGTGCATGGCTCGAATATGAGACCGATTCCAATGATGTATTCTATGTGCGCATCGACAAAAACCGCAAAATTCCCGTCACGGTGTTCATCCGCGCGCTGGGCCTTGGTTCCGACGCCGAGATCCTCGACTTTTTCGGCGACGACGATCGCATCAAGAGCTCCATTGAGAAAGACAACACCAAATCCATCGAAGAAGGTCTGATGGAGGTCTACCGCAAACTGCGCCCCGGCGAGCCGCCGACGGTGGAGAGCGCCCAGACCCACATCAACGCGTTGTTCTTCGATCCGCGCCGCTATGATCTTTCCCGCGTGGGGCGTTACAAATACAACAAAAAACTGGCCATCGGCAACCGGCTGACGGGCTGTACCCTTTCGCGCCCGGTGGCCAACCCGCTCACCGGCGAGATCCTTGCCGACGCCGGTGAAACGCTCAGCCGCGCCCGGGCGCATGAGATCGAGCGCGCGGGCGTGGACACCGCGTTTGTGCAGGTGTTCGACCGCGAAGTTAAAGTGATTTCCAACGGCATGGTGGACGCCGACGCGTTTCTGCCGTTCGACCCGGAAGAAGTAGGCATTCGTGAAAAAGTGCGATTCTCCGTGCTGCGTGAGATTTTGGAGGCCCACGAGGGCGAGGACGATCTGAAAGCCGCCGTTGAGGAGCGCATGGATGATCTCATCCCCAAGCACATCATCATCGACGACATTTTCTCTTCCATCAATTATCTCAACAATCTCGCCAACGACATCGGGGTGATCGACGACATCGACCATCTGGGCAACCGCCGCATCCGCAGCGTGGGCGAGCTGTTGCAGAACCAGTTCCGCATCGGTTTTTCCCGCATGGAGCGCGTCATCCGTGAGCGCATGAACCTCCAGTCGCAGGATCTCGACACCATCACACCGCAGTCCATCATCAACTCCCGTCCGGTCATGGCGTCCATCAAGGAGTTCTTCGGCTCCTCGCCGCTCTCGCAGTTTATGGACCAGACCAATCCGCTGGCGGAACTCACCCATAAGCGCCGTCTCTCCGCCCTCGGTCCCGGCGGTCTCTCCCGTGACCGCGCCGGTTTCGAGGTCCGCGACGTGCACTATACGCATTACGGCCGCATGTGCCCGATCGAGACGCCGGAAGGTCCGAACATCGGCTTGATTTCCTATCTGGCTTCGTTCGCGCGCATCAACGACTACGGCTTTATCGAGGCGCCTTACCGCAAAGTGGATAAGGTCACCGGTATCGTCAGCAGCGAGGTGGTCTATATGACCGCCGATGTGGAGGACGAATACACCGTCGCGCAGGCCAACGAACCGCTCGACGAAGAAGGGCGGTTCGCGCGGCCGAAAGTCGCCGCCCGCCACCGCGACGAGATTCTGGAAATCGAGCGCGAGAAGATCGATTACATGGACGTTTCACCGAAGATGGTGGTCTCGGTCGCCACGGCCATGATCCCGTTCCTCGAAAACGACGACGCCAACCGCGCCCTCATGGGTTCGAACATGCAGCGGCAGGCCGTGCCGTTGCTGCGCACCGATTCGCCCATCGTCGGCACCGGCATGGAATACAAGGCTGCGGTGGACTCCGGCGTGTGCGTGCTCGCCAAAGAAGAAGGCGTAGTTGAGCGCGTGGCGGCCGATGAAGTCATCATCCGCACCGATTCCGGCCGGCTGGACAACTACCACCTCATCAAATTTTTACGCTCCAACCAGGGCACCTGCTTCAATCAGCACCCCATCGTGCACCACGGCGAGCGCGTGGTCAAAGGGCAGGTGCTGGCGGACGGCCCGTCCACCAGTCAGGGCGAGATCGCGCTTGGCCGCAACGTGCTCATCGGTTTCATGACGTGGGAAGGCTACAACTACGAGGACGCCGTCCTGCTCAACGAGCATCTGGTGATGGATGACGTCTATACGTCCATCCACATTGAAGAATACGAACTTGAGGCCCGCGACACCAAGCTCGGGCCGGAGGAGATTACCCGCGACATCCCCAACGTGGGCGAAGACGCGCTGCGTGATCTGGATGAGCGCGGCATCATCCGCGTGGGTGCCGAAGTGCACGCGGGCGACATTCTGGTGGGCAAGGTCACGCCGAAGGGCGAAACCGAGCTGACCGCCGAGGAACGCCTGCTGCGCGCCATCTTCGGTGAAAAGGCGCGCGAGGTGCGCGATACCTCGCTGCGCGTGCCGCACGGCGAATATGGCATCGTGGTGGACGTCAAGGTGTTCACCCGCGAGAACAGCGAGGAACTCAACCCCGGTGTCAACATGGTGGTGCGCTGCTATATCGCGCAGAAGCGCAAGATCAGCGTGGGCGACAAGATGGCCGGCCGCCACGGCAACAAGGGCGTCGTCTCCCGCGTGCTGCCGGCGGAGGATATGCCGTTCCTGCCGGACGGCACTCCGCTGGACATCGTGCTCAACCCGCTGGGCGTGCCGTCGCGCATGAACATCGGACAGGTGCTGGAAGTGCACCTCGGCTACGCGGCCAAAGCGCTGGGCTGGAAAATCATGACGCCGGTCTTCGACGGTGCGCATGAGGGCGACATCGCCGAGTGCCTGAAAGAAGCCGGGCTGCGCGAGGACGGCAAATGCTGCCTCTACGACGGCCGCACCGGCGAGCAGTTCGACAACCCCGTCACCGTGGGCTATATGTACTTCCTCAAACTGGCCCATCTGGTCGATGATAAGATTCATGCCCGCTCCACCGGCCCGTACTCGCTGGTGACGCAGCAGCCCCTCGGCGGTAAAGCGCAGTTCGGCGGCCAGCGCTTTGGTGAGATGGAGGTCTGGGCGCTGGAGGCTTATGGCGCAGCCTACACCCTTCAGGAGATCCAGACCGTCAAGTCGGATGACGTGGTCGGCCGCGTAAAGACCTACGAAGCCATCGTGAAAGGGCAGAACGTGCCGCGTCCGGGTGTGCCGGAAGCGTTCAAGGTGCTCATCAAGGAGCTCCAGTCGCTGGGCCTCGATATGAAGGTGCTTGATAAAGCGGGCGAGGAAATCGACCTCAAGGATAATTTTGACGATGACGACATCGGGCTCGGGCGCGTGGACGATCAGGCGTTCTCCGACGTTGCCGTGGACAGCGAGTTTGAGGAGAGCTTCAAGATCGGCGAGCCGGAGGCGGATGAAGCGTCCTCCGACGAAGAGACCATTGATTTCTCTTCGCTGGGCATGGATAACGACGAAGGCAACGAATAAACAGTCTTTTTACACCCGCTGCCTGACAGAAGCGGCAGGGTGAAGCATACAGGGCAGCGGTGTGCGCGGGTTTTACCCGGCGCCGCCGCGCCGGACACAGCAATCGCGTGCATGCACGGATCGGTTCAATGAGCCGGCATGAATTGGGAAGGGGACGGCGCAATTTGGAATTCAATGTTTTCGATACCATCAAGATCGGGCTTGCCTCGCCTGATAAGATTCTGGAATGGTCCCACGGGGAAGTCAAAAAGCCGGAAACCATCAACTACCGCACCCTCAAACCGGAGCGGGACGGCCTGTTCTGCGAGCGTATCTTCGGGCCGACCAAAGACTGGGAGTGCCATTGCGGTAAATACAAGCGTATCCGCTATAAAGGCAAGATCTGCGAGCGCTGCGGCGTGGAGGTCACCCGCGCCAAGGTGCGCCGCGAGCGCATGGGCCACATCGCGCTGGCAGCTCCCGTCTCCCACATCTGGTATTTTAAGGGCATCCCGTCCCGCATGGGCCTGATCCTGGATCTTTCTCCCCGTCTGCTGGAAAAAGTACTGTATTTTGCGTCTTACATCGTGGTGGACCCCGGCAATACGCCGCTTGAGAAAAAACAGCTGCTTTCCGAAAAAGAATACCGCGATATGCGGGAAAAATATGAGGACGATTTTAAGGCCGGCATGGGTGCCGAATGCATCAAGGAACTGCTGGCGGAGATCGACCTCGACCAACTGGGCGACAGCCTGAAGGCTGAGCTGAAAACCTCCTCCGGCCAGAAAAAGGTGCGCATCCTCAAGCGGCTGGAAGTGGTCGAAGCATTCCGCAGTTCCGGCAACCGTCCGGAATGGATGATCCTCGACGTGGTGCCGGTTATCCCGCCCGATCTGCGCCCCATGGTGCAGCTCGACGGCGGCCGTTTCGCTACCTCCGACCTTAACGACCTCTACCGCCGCGTCATCAACCGGAATAACCGCCTCAAACGCCTGCTGGAGCTCGGCGCACCGGACATCATCGTGCGCAACGAGAAACGCATGCTGCAGGAAGCGGTGGACGCGCTCATCGACAACGGCCGCCGCGGCCGTCCGGTCACCGGCCCGAACAACCGCCCGCTCAAGTCGCTCTCCGACATGCTCAAGGGCAAACAGGGCCGGTTCCGCCAGAACCTGCTCGGCAAGCGCGTCGATTACTCCGGCCGTTCGGTCATCGTGGTCGGGCCGGAACTGAAGCTCTACCAGTGCGGTCTGCCGAAAGAAATGGCGCTGGAACTGTTCAAACCGTTTGTGATGAAGCGCCTGGTAGAGACCGGCGCGGCCAGCAACATCAAGAGTGCCCGCAAGATGGTGGAGCGCGCTAAGAATGAAGTGT
Proteins encoded in this region:
- a CDS encoding heavy metal translocating P-type ATPase, which codes for MDEKSDVKETYAITGMSCAACSARIEKKLNTLDGVTANVNLATEKATVEFDPGKANTALIIKTVKNLGYGAIKEDADSAEKERRARGRQLRSLQVMLAVSIALTVPFVINMIFDLSGRTSVLADPTLQFLLGTAVQFGIGWRFYKGAFLSVRSGSANMDVLVALGTTAAYLFSIYNIFWAMPAAHMSGMAMPHLYFETSAVIITLVLLGKFFEASAKSRTGDAIKKLIGLQAKTARVLRGGKETDIPIEEVAAGDTVLVRPGEKIPTDGRILEGDSAVDESMITGESLPVDKAPGDTVIGATINRFGTFRYEATRVGKDAALAQIIKLVEDAQGSKAPIQKIADKISGIFVPVVLCIALASFLLHFLITRDLTSSLISAVAVLVIACPCSLGLATPTAIMVGTGIGASAGILFKGGEYLETAGKIGAVVLDKTGTITNGRPEVTDIAAFGIPEAEALRLAGIAEKNSEHPLGQAIAQAASKKEELPHPDAFEAVPGKGVSATVEGKKLLVGTRALLREAELDIAAAEPMMERFEKDGKTAMLLADSDRVLAVIAVADTIKEGSRRAVEQLGQMGVEVYMLTGDNAHTAAAIARQAGIAHVVAEVLPENKAAEVEKLRKQGKIVAMAGDGINDAPALATADIGIAMGTGADVAIEAADITLMRGNLESIPQAIELSRRTMRKIRQNLFWALFYNAVGIPFAAAGFLNPMIAGAAMAFSSVSVVTNSLSLRRYKPAAK
- the rpoB gene encoding DNA-directed RNA polymerase subunit beta, translating into MVNVKPVQLGKNVRMSFAHIDEVLDMPNLIEVQKNSYQWFLDEGLKEVFKDVSAITDFTGNLVLDFVDYTIENQPKYGIEECKERDATYAAPMRVLARLINRETGEVKEQEIFMGDFPLMTDSGTFVINGAERVIVSQLVRSPGVYYGMQHDKTGKKLFTATVIPNRGAWLEYETDSNDVFYVRIDKNRKIPVTVFIRALGLGSDAEILDFFGDDDRIKSSIEKDNTKSIEEGLMEVYRKLRPGEPPTVESAQTHINALFFDPRRYDLSRVGRYKYNKKLAIGNRLTGCTLSRPVANPLTGEILADAGETLSRARAHEIERAGVDTAFVQVFDREVKVISNGMVDADAFLPFDPEEVGIREKVRFSVLREILEAHEGEDDLKAAVEERMDDLIPKHIIIDDIFSSINYLNNLANDIGVIDDIDHLGNRRIRSVGELLQNQFRIGFSRMERVIRERMNLQSQDLDTITPQSIINSRPVMASIKEFFGSSPLSQFMDQTNPLAELTHKRRLSALGPGGLSRDRAGFEVRDVHYTHYGRMCPIETPEGPNIGLISYLASFARINDYGFIEAPYRKVDKVTGIVSSEVVYMTADVEDEYTVAQANEPLDEEGRFARPKVAARHRDEILEIEREKIDYMDVSPKMVVSVATAMIPFLENDDANRALMGSNMQRQAVPLLRTDSPIVGTGMEYKAAVDSGVCVLAKEEGVVERVAADEVIIRTDSGRLDNYHLIKFLRSNQGTCFNQHPIVHHGERVVKGQVLADGPSTSQGEIALGRNVLIGFMTWEGYNYEDAVLLNEHLVMDDVYTSIHIEEYELEARDTKLGPEEITRDIPNVGEDALRDLDERGIIRVGAEVHAGDILVGKVTPKGETELTAEERLLRAIFGEKAREVRDTSLRVPHGEYGIVVDVKVFTRENSEELNPGVNMVVRCYIAQKRKISVGDKMAGRHGNKGVVSRVLPAEDMPFLPDGTPLDIVLNPLGVPSRMNIGQVLEVHLGYAAKALGWKIMTPVFDGAHEGDIAECLKEAGLREDGKCCLYDGRTGEQFDNPVTVGYMYFLKLAHLVDDKIHARSTGPYSLVTQQPLGGKAQFGGQRFGEMEVWALEAYGAAYTLQEIQTVKSDDVVGRVKTYEAIVKGQNVPRPGVPEAFKVLIKELQSLGLDMKVLDKAGEEIDLKDNFDDDDIGLGRVDDQAFSDVAVDSEFEESFKIGEPEADEASSDEETIDFSSLGMDNDEGNE